In a single window of the Nocardiopsis composta genome:
- a CDS encoding TetR/AcrR family transcriptional regulator, with protein sequence MSAHHAEQHLTARERNERRRRERIIRAAAALAARGGLESVHMRDVAERADVALATLYRYYPSKTHLMVAVLAEEIASLDASIRRRPLLGDGPGERAAGVLVRTARWILREPELADAMLRAANSADASVVDWRSAVQDRLTSVVLYSAYGPETAESPSDRARLLARALHEVWTQELVLLLHGSTTLEDLERTISEVAPRLLDDAPAQD encoded by the coding sequence GTGAGCGCGCACCACGCCGAGCAGCACCTCACCGCCAGAGAGCGCAACGAGCGGCGCCGGCGCGAGCGGATCATCCGGGCGGCGGCCGCGCTCGCCGCCCGCGGCGGGCTGGAGAGCGTGCACATGCGCGACGTGGCCGAGCGGGCCGACGTCGCGCTGGCCACGCTGTACCGCTACTACCCGTCCAAGACGCACCTGATGGTCGCGGTGCTGGCCGAGGAGATCGCCTCCCTGGACGCCTCGATCCGGCGGCGGCCGCTGCTGGGGGACGGCCCCGGGGAGCGCGCCGCGGGCGTGCTGGTCCGCACCGCCCGCTGGATCCTGCGCGAACCGGAACTCGCCGACGCGATGCTGCGCGCCGCCAACTCGGCCGACGCCTCGGTGGTGGACTGGCGCTCGGCCGTCCAGGACCGGCTCACCTCGGTCGTGCTGTACAGCGCCTACGGCCCGGAGACCGCCGAGTCGCCCTCCGATCGGGCCCGGCTGCTCGCCCGCGCCCTGCACGAGGTCTGGACCCAGGAGCTGGTCCTGCTGCTGCACGGGTCGACCACGCTGGAGGACCTGGAGCGCACCATCTCCGAGGTGGCTCCGCGGCTGCTCGACGACGCCCCGGCCCAGGACTGA